Within the Deltaproteobacteria bacterium genome, the region TGAAACATTGCTAAAAATATTAGAGAGGGAAGGATACAATGTACTGACTGCCGCTGATGGCCAGGCGGCGTTGGAAATCATTCGTGAGCGTAAGGTCCACCTGATCCTATCCGATGTCTGCATGCCCAGGATGGATGGCCATAAATTGTTAAAGCTGGCCAAAGCAATCCTCCCCGATGTAGAAATCGTTCTCATGACCGGCCATGGCAAAATTGAAATGGGATTGGAGGCCCTGAAAGAAGGGGCTTTTGATTTCATCCAAAAACCCTTTACAAAGTTGACCCTGAATAAGACAATAAAACAGGCGCTAGAAAAGCAGGCAATGGCCGCGGAGATGCGCATCCTCAAAGAGCGGGTGCGGGAACTTATCACGGAAATCATGGATGTAATCGGAGAACCCGCAGTTCGTCGTTTGGAATATTCCCGGACACTGGGAGTCAATTCGTCCCATTGAACTCCTAATCCCAAAGACGGCCTAACAAGGGCTGATGGTATGGAAGATTTAAGGGTGATTCAAAGGCCGGGAAAGCCTCCTCCAGCCAGAGGCAGAGCAAGAAAAAGATGAGCTGGAATGACCGGAGATGGAGGTACCCGAAAG harbors:
- a CDS encoding response regulator, whose amino-acid sequence is ETLLKILEREGYNVLTAADGQAALEIIRERKVHLILSDVCMPRMDGHKLLKLAKAILPDVEIVLMTGHGKIEMGLEALKEGAFDFIQKPFTKLTLNKTIKQALEKQAMAAEMRILKERVRELITEIMDVIGEPAVRRLEYSRTLGVNSSH